The following coding sequences lie in one Planifilum fimeticola genomic window:
- a CDS encoding ABC transporter ATP-binding protein yields the protein MTAPAEKILEVKNLKKYFHAGRNQVVKAVDDVTFDVYKGETLGLVGESGCGKSTIGRTLIRLYEATSGSVIFKNKNVHQLKGQELRMFNREMQMIFQDPYASLNPRMTVGDIIAEGLDIHGLAKSNKERRERVVELLKTVGLGEEHIDRFPHEFSGGQRQRIGIARALAVDPDFIIADEPISALDVSIQAQVVNLMKRLQREKGLTYLFIAHDLSMVKYISDRVGVMYLGQLVELAESQELYEHSLHPYTEALLSAVPIPDPNKEKRRERIILKGDVPSPINPPSGCRFRTRCPKAMDICAEVVPAWQEVRPQHWVACHLYQEEAKTE from the coding sequence ATGACGGCACCTGCGGAAAAGATTTTGGAAGTGAAAAACCTGAAGAAGTATTTCCATGCGGGCAGAAACCAGGTGGTCAAAGCGGTGGATGATGTCACCTTTGATGTATACAAAGGAGAGACCCTGGGACTGGTCGGCGAATCGGGCTGTGGAAAGTCGACGATCGGCCGGACGCTGATCCGCCTGTACGAGGCCACTTCGGGCAGCGTGATCTTTAAGAACAAAAACGTCCACCAGCTGAAGGGACAGGAATTGAGGATGTTCAACCGGGAAATGCAGATGATTTTCCAGGATCCCTACGCTTCCCTCAATCCCCGGATGACGGTGGGCGATATCATCGCCGAGGGATTGGATATTCACGGGTTGGCCAAGAGCAACAAAGAGCGCCGGGAGCGCGTGGTGGAGCTCCTCAAAACCGTCGGTCTCGGCGAAGAGCACATCGATCGGTTCCCCCACGAATTCAGCGGCGGGCAGCGGCAACGGATCGGCATCGCCCGGGCGTTGGCCGTCGACCCCGACTTCATCATCGCCGACGAACCGATTTCCGCCCTGGACGTGTCGATTCAGGCCCAGGTGGTCAACCTGATGAAACGCCTGCAGCGGGAAAAGGGGCTCACCTACCTTTTCATCGCCCACGACCTGTCGATGGTGAAATACATCAGCGACCGGGTCGGTGTGATGTATCTCGGGCAGCTGGTGGAGTTGGCCGAAAGTCAGGAGCTGTACGAACATTCCCTTCACCCGTATACCGAGGCGCTCCTGTCGGCGGTTCCCATTCCCGACCCCAACAAGGAAAAGCGCCGGGAGCGCATCATTCTGAAGGGGGATGTGCCCAGCCCGATCAATCCCCCGAGCGGCTGCCGATTCCGCACCCGTTGTCCCAAGGCGATGGATATCTGTGCGGAAGTGGTTCCCGCCTGGCAGGAAGTGCGTCCCCAGCACTGGGTGGCATGCCACCTGTACCAGGAAGAGGCAAAAACGGAGTGA
- a CDS encoding ABC transporter ATP-binding protein codes for MKPILEVRDLHVSFDTHEGEVQAVRGVSFDLYEGETLAIVGESGSGKTVTVQSLLGLIARPPGRIKGGSIRYRGREITDLQERELDQIRGAEIGYVFQDPMTSLNPTMTIGRQIGEVLVKHRKMSKGKALRHAVNLLRSVGIPNPSARIRHYPHQLSGGMRQRVMIAMALAASPKVLIADEPTTALDVTIQAQILDLIKDLKEQMGMSMILITHDLGVVAEVADRVIVMYGGKVVESGDVEDVFNRCRHPYTKGLLASMPRMDRLKEEKLEPIPGNPPDLLSPPKGCPFVERCQYAMRICNEWMPDVTVRSETHQLSCWLEHPMAPPVKEAVGGGMSR; via the coding sequence ATGAAACCCATATTGGAAGTTCGAGATCTCCATGTATCCTTCGACACCCACGAGGGGGAAGTTCAGGCGGTTCGCGGCGTCAGCTTCGACCTGTATGAGGGTGAGACGCTGGCGATCGTCGGTGAATCCGGTTCCGGGAAAACCGTCACCGTTCAAAGCCTTTTGGGTCTCATCGCGCGCCCGCCGGGGCGGATCAAAGGGGGATCGATTCGCTACCGGGGGCGGGAGATCACCGATTTGCAGGAACGGGAATTGGATCAGATCCGCGGTGCTGAAATCGGTTACGTCTTTCAGGATCCCATGACCTCGCTCAATCCGACGATGACCATCGGCCGGCAGATCGGTGAGGTGCTGGTGAAGCACCGGAAGATGAGCAAAGGGAAGGCCCTTCGGCATGCTGTCAATTTGCTCCGTTCCGTGGGCATTCCGAATCCTTCCGCGCGGATCCGGCATTACCCCCATCAGCTCAGCGGGGGAATGCGCCAAAGGGTGATGATCGCCATGGCTTTGGCTGCCTCTCCCAAGGTGCTGATCGCCGATGAGCCGACCACCGCCCTCGACGTGACGATTCAGGCCCAAATTCTGGACTTGATCAAGGACCTGAAGGAGCAGATGGGCATGTCCATGATCCTGATCACCCACGATTTGGGAGTGGTGGCCGAGGTGGCCGACCGGGTGATCGTCATGTACGGGGGAAAAGTGGTCGAATCGGGTGACGTGGAGGATGTGTTCAATCGCTGCCGTCACCCGTATACCAAAGGGCTTTTGGCGTCGATGCCGCGGATGGACCGGCTGAAGGAAGAGAAACTGGAGCCCATTCCGGGAAATCCGCCGGATCTGCTCTCGCCCCCGAAGGGTTGTCCGTTCGTGGAGCGATGTCAATATGCGATGAGAATATGCAACGAATGGATGCCGGATGTGACCGTGCGATCGGAAACGCACCAGCTCTCCTGCTGGCTTGAGCATCCGATGGCACCGCCGGTGAAAGAAGCTGTAGGAGGAGGCATGTCAAGATGA
- a CDS encoding ABC transporter permease: MEPAKITSDLFEPLTLTRTTPGRATRRKRSGFWRDALRRFMRNKGALIGFFLLLVIAVMTFVAPALSPHDPYEQKLEAQNLPPDGVHYFGTDQFGRDLWTRTWHGAGISLKIGLLAALIDLVVGVSFGGISGYFGGKVDQVMQRILEVMYSIPSLIVLILLMMWFESGIVTIAVAIALTGWVPMARVVRGQVLQLKSQEFVLAARTLGAGHLRMLTKHLLPNAAGAIIVTITLTIPSAIFLEAVLSFIGLGMAPPEPSLGLLLYDSYQLIRFFPHQILYPCLVLSLLILSFNLLGDGLRDALDPKLRR, from the coding sequence TTGGAACCGGCCAAGATTACATCGGATCTCTTTGAACCGTTAACGCTGACGCGAACGACACCCGGGCGTGCTACGAGGCGGAAGCGGTCGGGCTTTTGGCGGGACGCCCTCCGCCGTTTTATGAGAAACAAGGGAGCACTGATCGGATTTTTTCTTCTCCTGGTGATTGCCGTGATGACCTTCGTCGCTCCGGCGCTCAGTCCCCACGATCCCTACGAGCAGAAACTGGAAGCGCAAAATCTGCCTCCCGACGGGGTTCATTATTTCGGAACCGACCAATTCGGGCGGGATTTGTGGACCCGCACCTGGCACGGGGCCGGCATCTCCCTTAAGATCGGACTGTTGGCGGCCCTGATCGATCTGGTGGTGGGGGTTTCCTTCGGAGGCATCTCCGGCTACTTCGGCGGGAAGGTCGACCAGGTGATGCAGCGGATTCTCGAGGTGATGTACAGCATTCCCAGCTTGATCGTCCTCATCCTGTTGATGATGTGGTTTGAGTCGGGAATCGTCACCATCGCCGTCGCGATCGCCCTGACCGGATGGGTCCCGATGGCCCGGGTCGTCCGGGGGCAGGTGCTGCAGCTGAAGTCCCAGGAGTTCGTTTTGGCCGCCCGGACCCTGGGAGCCGGTCACCTTCGGATGCTCACCAAGCATCTGCTTCCCAACGCCGCCGGGGCGATCATCGTCACGATCACCTTGACGATTCCTTCGGCCATTTTTCTGGAAGCGGTGCTCAGTTTCATCGGGTTGGGGATGGCTCCTCCCGAACCCAGTCTCGGTCTGTTGCTCTACGATTCCTACCAGTTGATCCGCTTCTTCCCGCACCAAATCCTGTATCCTTGTCTGGTGTTGAGCCTGCTGATTCTCAGCTTCAACCTGCTGGGCGACGGACTTAGAGACGCCTTGGATCCCAAACTGCGGCGTTAG
- a CDS encoding ABC transporter permease, which yields MGSYVARRLIYLLLTLWLVITCTFFLMHFLPGSPLSNEEKLPPNLKGRILEEYGLDKPVPVQYALYLGNLLQGDLGLSFSYDGRSVSGLIAQGFPASLQIGLQGLLFGGLIGILLGTVAALKRGTWVDNTATILAVIGVSVPSFVLAAVFSYYIGVQMGILPPGGWESFAHTILPSLALSFLVIAQVTRYIRSELLDVFSQDYMKTAKAKGMGRRVIVFRHALRNALIPTVTVLGPLTVNLITGSLVVEQIFGVPGLSTLFVNSIMTNDYTLIMGTTIFYAFLFMVSVFIVDILYGVIDPRIRVAGMKE from the coding sequence GTGGGAAGCTATGTGGCCCGTAGATTGATCTATTTGTTGTTGACCTTATGGCTGGTGATCACGTGCACTTTTTTTCTCATGCACTTCCTTCCGGGAAGCCCCCTGTCCAACGAGGAAAAGCTTCCGCCCAACCTGAAGGGGAGAATCCTCGAGGAATACGGCTTGGACAAGCCTGTTCCCGTTCAATACGCTCTTTACCTGGGCAACCTGCTACAGGGGGATCTGGGCCTTTCCTTTTCCTATGACGGGCGAAGTGTCAGCGGGCTGATCGCCCAGGGGTTTCCCGCTTCGCTGCAGATCGGGTTGCAGGGTTTGCTTTTCGGAGGCCTGATCGGGATTTTGCTGGGAACCGTCGCCGCCCTCAAGCGGGGGACCTGGGTGGACAACACGGCGACGATCCTCGCCGTGATCGGGGTATCCGTTCCCAGTTTCGTATTGGCTGCCGTTTTTTCGTACTACATCGGTGTTCAGATGGGGATTCTTCCCCCCGGCGGCTGGGAAAGCTTTGCCCACACGATCCTGCCCTCCCTCGCCCTGTCCTTCCTGGTCATCGCCCAGGTGACCCGTTACATTCGCAGCGAATTGCTGGATGTCTTCAGCCAGGATTACATGAAGACGGCCAAGGCGAAGGGAATGGGTCGCCGCGTGATCGTTTTCCGTCATGCCCTCCGCAACGCGTTGATTCCGACCGTTACCGTGCTGGGACCGCTGACGGTCAACCTGATCACCGGTTCGCTGGTGGTGGAGCAGATTTTCGGCGTGCCGGGACTTTCCACGCTCTTTGTCAATTCCATCATGACGAACGATTACACCCTGATCATGGGCACCACCATCTTTTACGCCTTTCTGTTCATGGTCAGCGTTTTCATCGTCGACATCCTGTACGGCGTCATCGATCCCCGGATCCGGGTTGCCGGAATGAAGGAGTGA
- a CDS encoding peptide ABC transporter substrate-binding protein produces the protein MKKRAAVSMAVVLVLSTLLTACGGLQSQGNVEDQGAQGPQVIQLMTNNEPGDLDSATSTDVISGTILNNVMEGLMRLDKDDKPQPAIASSYDVSGDKKTYTFTLRDAKWSDGEPVKAQDFEYAWKRALNPKTKSEYAYILYPIKNAEKYNTGKAKASDVGVRALDDKTLEVKLEEPIPYFLSLTTFSTYLPQRKDIVEKFGGDYAKEPDKMVYNGPFVLTSWAHEQSLQLKKNDNYWDRNSVFLSDVKIDIIKDTSTGLNLYTSNQKDMTMLDKAFAEAFKSSPEFTTASGSLVQYVQFNTKNAFLSNTKIRKAISLAIDRESIVKLVLKDGSQPAGGFVPPSILGYNESFRKQARDYQQFQPAEAKQLFKLGMKELGIDSPPTLTLLSYNDERKDVTVVLKDQLEKTLGLKVKVNPQPLKQKIDLEQKGEFDLSFSGWKADYNDPMTFLDMWVTDGPFNMGKWSSKKFDELIKKSKSNPDFKERINDLIEAERILLEEGVAIAPVYYKNQAYLVKPHVKNLVFHSIGPEYTLKETYIDNKK, from the coding sequence GTGAAGAAACGAGCTGCTGTCTCAATGGCGGTAGTGTTGGTCCTCTCCACCCTTCTTACCGCCTGCGGGGGACTCCAGTCCCAGGGGAATGTGGAAGATCAGGGAGCCCAAGGGCCCCAGGTGATTCAATTGATGACCAACAATGAGCCTGGCGATCTGGACAGCGCCACTTCGACGGATGTCATCTCGGGGACGATCTTGAACAACGTGATGGAAGGCTTGATGCGTTTGGACAAGGATGACAAGCCGCAGCCCGCCATCGCCAGCAGTTACGATGTGAGCGGGGATAAAAAGACCTACACCTTCACCCTCCGGGATGCCAAATGGAGCGACGGGGAGCCGGTAAAGGCCCAGGATTTCGAGTACGCCTGGAAGCGGGCCCTCAACCCCAAAACGAAGTCGGAGTACGCCTACATTCTCTATCCCATCAAGAACGCTGAAAAATACAACACGGGGAAGGCCAAGGCTTCCGACGTAGGGGTGCGCGCTCTGGACGACAAAACCCTCGAAGTGAAGTTGGAGGAGCCGATTCCCTATTTCCTCAGCCTCACAACCTTTTCCACCTACCTGCCGCAGCGGAAGGACATCGTGGAAAAGTTCGGCGGGGATTACGCCAAGGAACCGGACAAAATGGTGTACAACGGCCCCTTTGTCCTGACAAGCTGGGCGCACGAGCAGAGTCTCCAGTTGAAGAAAAACGACAATTATTGGGACCGGAACTCCGTATTCCTGTCGGACGTGAAGATCGACATCATCAAGGATACCTCCACGGGCTTGAACCTTTACACCTCCAACCAGAAAGACATGACCATGCTGGACAAGGCGTTTGCCGAAGCCTTCAAGAGCAGCCCCGAATTTACCACCGCTTCGGGATCGCTGGTCCAGTACGTCCAGTTCAATACGAAAAATGCCTTTTTGTCCAATACCAAGATCCGGAAGGCGATCAGCCTCGCCATCGACCGTGAGTCGATCGTGAAGCTGGTTCTGAAGGACGGTTCCCAACCGGCCGGAGGCTTCGTTCCCCCGTCCATTCTCGGTTATAACGAATCCTTCCGGAAACAGGCGCGGGATTATCAGCAATTCCAGCCGGCCGAGGCGAAACAGCTGTTCAAACTGGGGATGAAGGAGCTGGGAATCGACAGCCCGCCGACCCTGACACTGCTCAGTTACAACGACGAGCGGAAAGACGTGACCGTCGTTCTGAAGGACCAGTTGGAAAAGACCCTCGGCCTGAAAGTGAAAGTGAACCCGCAGCCCTTGAAGCAGAAGATCGATTTGGAGCAAAAGGGAGAATTCGACCTCTCCTTCTCCGGCTGGAAGGCGGATTACAACGACCCCATGACCTTCCTGGACATGTGGGTGACGGATGGCCCCTTCAACATGGGCAAGTGGAGCAGCAAGAAATTTGACGAGCTGATCAAAAAGTCCAAGAGCAATCCCGACTTCAAGGAACGGATCAACGACCTGATCGAAGCGGAGCGGATTCTCCTGGAGGAAGGGGTTGCGATCGCTCCCGTCTACTACAAGAACCAGGCTTATCTCGTCAAGCCCCATGTGAAGAATCTGGTCTTCCATTCCATCGGTCCCGAATACACCCTGAAGGAAACCTATATTGATAATAAGAAATAA
- a CDS encoding DUF3899 domain-containing protein, which translates to MFGSRNYYRKTLLLLAIGILICGAYSLSDRLKWIDSLFLIGLLYLVVAGAVTVWKGGFFRVFIMGFRRQFGRWEDDFHEPDDPPDSPQKSRPWIIPAFFTAGLFHIILSILLLFL; encoded by the coding sequence ATGTTCGGAAGTCGAAACTACTACCGCAAAACACTGCTCCTTCTGGCGATCGGAATCCTGATCTGCGGAGCCTATTCCCTGTCGGACCGGCTGAAGTGGATTGATTCGCTGTTTTTGATCGGTCTTTTGTATCTCGTCGTCGCAGGAGCGGTCACCGTCTGGAAGGGAGGATTTTTTCGCGTCTTTATTATGGGTTTCCGGAGGCAATTCGGCCGGTGGGAAGATGACTTCCACGAACCGGATGATCCGCCGGATTCCCCCCAAAAATCCCGCCCGTGGATCATCCCCGCCTTCTTCACTGCGGGATTGTTCCACATCATCCTCTCCATCCTCCTGCTTTTTCTGTAA
- a CDS encoding Rieske (2Fe-2S) protein: MKEWICAGDLVELKEKGHKVVEGILVIHHEGEVVALDNRCPHMGFPLHMGSLCDGILTCHWHHARFDVKSGGTLDPWADDATTYPVEVRDGEVWVLPVPRREGGVEEWKRRLRKGLEQNLSLVIAKAVVGLVHKGVPAEEIARIGVEFGTTHRRGGWRSGLTILTAMMNVLPKLDETGRILALYQGLVHVAREAAGAGTRFLQRPLPVEGNSMERLAGWYRRCLEVRDTAGAERVLLTAIRDGATERQLADMMMTAVTDHFYMNGGHALDFHNKAFEMLAHVGEGLRNRVLTSLLPQMADAVRSEELHSWQSPVDLVTPLETVFAEGLTGPPPGKEEPVDEEALLELILSDRPLEMIDAMAAALKKGLSPVSLARLVALAAAERIARFHVQNDFSDWITALHTFTHAHAVHESLRRSPTPELTRAVFHGAVSVYLDRFLNVPAARLPQVEEDVRGRPGDLRELLDIMEKQQQVKEAAEWVAGYLSRGGEKGALFQTLGHALLREDAEFHTFQMFEAALVEHDRWAEVDSPLSRRAQDTLIIALTRYLAAHAPTAREMAQTAHIALRLHRGEKLFEDSEASA, translated from the coding sequence ATGAAGGAATGGATATGCGCAGGCGACCTGGTTGAGTTGAAGGAGAAGGGCCATAAGGTGGTGGAGGGAATTCTGGTGATCCATCACGAGGGGGAAGTCGTCGCCCTGGACAACCGGTGCCCGCACATGGGCTTTCCGCTGCACATGGGCAGTTTGTGCGACGGCATTCTCACCTGCCACTGGCATCACGCCCGTTTTGACGTGAAGAGCGGAGGAACGCTGGATCCCTGGGCGGACGATGCCACCACCTATCCCGTCGAAGTGCGCGACGGTGAGGTGTGGGTGCTTCCCGTTCCCCGCCGCGAAGGTGGGGTGGAGGAATGGAAGCGGCGCCTCCGCAAGGGGTTGGAACAAAACCTCTCGCTGGTGATCGCCAAGGCCGTGGTCGGACTGGTCCACAAGGGAGTACCGGCGGAGGAGATCGCCCGCATCGGGGTGGAGTTCGGCACGACGCACCGCCGCGGCGGGTGGAGGTCGGGTCTTACGATTTTGACGGCGATGATGAACGTTCTTCCCAAGCTGGATGAAACGGGCCGGATATTGGCCCTTTACCAGGGACTGGTTCATGTGGCCCGGGAGGCGGCCGGTGCGGGTACCCGGTTTCTGCAGCGTCCCTTGCCCGTAGAGGGGAACTCCATGGAAAGGTTGGCCGGGTGGTACCGCCGCTGCCTGGAGGTCCGGGATACGGCCGGCGCGGAGCGCGTTCTCCTTACCGCGATCCGCGACGGTGCGACGGAGCGGCAATTGGCGGACATGATGATGACGGCGGTGACCGATCATTTTTACATGAATGGCGGTCACGCTCTGGACTTCCACAACAAGGCCTTTGAGATGCTCGCCCATGTGGGGGAGGGACTGCGGAACCGGGTTCTCACCTCGCTCCTTCCCCAGATGGCCGATGCCGTCCGCAGCGAGGAACTGCACAGTTGGCAGTCGCCGGTGGACCTGGTCACCCCCCTTGAGACGGTGTTTGCGGAAGGATTGACGGGTCCGCCGCCGGGGAAGGAGGAGCCGGTGGACGAAGAGGCCCTTCTGGAGCTGATTTTGAGCGACCGCCCCCTGGAGATGATCGATGCCATGGCCGCCGCGCTGAAAAAAGGGCTGTCCCCGGTTTCCCTGGCTCGTCTCGTCGCCCTTGCCGCCGCGGAGCGGATCGCCCGCTTTCATGTGCAGAACGACTTTTCCGATTGGATCACCGCGCTGCACACCTTTACCCACGCCCATGCCGTTCATGAGAGCTTGCGCCGTTCCCCCACCCCGGAGCTGACGCGGGCGGTGTTCCACGGTGCGGTCAGCGTCTATCTCGACCGGTTCCTCAATGTTCCCGCCGCCCGGCTGCCCCAGGTGGAGGAGGATGTCCGGGGAAGGCCGGGGGATCTCCGAGAGTTGCTGGATATCATGGAAAAGCAGCAACAGGTGAAGGAAGCGGCGGAATGGGTGGCTGGCTACCTGAGCCGTGGAGGGGAAAAGGGAGCATTGTTCCAAACCCTCGGCCACGCTCTTCTCCGGGAAGACGCCGAATTCCACACCTTCCAGATGTTCGAGGCGGCACTGGTGGAACACGATCGCTGGGCCGAGGTGGACAGCCCCCTGTCCCGCCGGGCCCAAGACACGCTGATCATCGCGTTGACCCGTTATCTGGCCGCCCATGCGCCCACCGCCCGGGAGATGGCCCAGACGGCCCATATCGCCCTGCGCCTGCACCGGGGCGAGAAGCTGTTCGAGGATTCGGAAGCAAGCGCATGA
- a CDS encoding phosphotransferase, whose protein sequence is MSAVWEKVARWTGEERIGELLMAHYGLRLEGAVPVGGVLKIDTNRGTFALKRAGEGGESHWRGVAEVGRHLLAAEAGRIPVPIRTRSGGFTFAGYVQSYVLLPWILGKPVSYTRPKDFRDTSKGLARLHAGTRGFRPSSFRLRVFWPRTWERAIDRIGLYRVAVDWSSSAGELDAAFRDAAPYAEGMAENALRYLHRSGVDPLAPEIASRGLVCHGNLHGGNLLRDERGAVRFIDWNRMAWDARARDVAQWLLYAYGRTGDLDLLAVLLTEYQRADRLMEEELSLIYALFLYPHRLMRVLDRIYGEQSLSPDRAVFHLAQAVAVEEKKLSLLRRFPDLVEGTLGWKLPRVDWLERRI, encoded by the coding sequence ATGTCCGCAGTTTGGGAAAAGGTGGCCCGTTGGACCGGTGAAGAGAGGATCGGCGAGCTGCTTATGGCCCATTACGGACTGCGCCTCGAGGGGGCCGTACCGGTGGGCGGCGTGCTGAAAATCGATACCAACCGGGGAACTTTCGCCTTGAAACGGGCGGGGGAGGGAGGCGAGTCCCACTGGCGAGGGGTGGCCGAGGTGGGGCGGCACCTGCTCGCCGCGGAAGCCGGCCGGATTCCCGTCCCAATTCGCACCCGTTCAGGAGGGTTTACCTTCGCCGGCTATGTCCAAAGCTACGTCCTGCTTCCCTGGATTCTCGGGAAACCCGTTTCCTATACCCGCCCGAAGGATTTCCGGGACACCTCCAAAGGGTTGGCCCGGCTTCACGCGGGAACGAGGGGGTTCCGTCCATCCTCGTTTCGCTTGCGCGTTTTCTGGCCCCGCACTTGGGAAAGGGCCATCGACCGGATCGGCCTCTACCGGGTAGCCGTCGATTGGAGCAGCTCCGCAGGCGAGCTGGATGCCGCCTTCCGGGATGCGGCTCCCTATGCCGAGGGCATGGCGGAGAACGCCCTTCGGTATCTCCATCGGTCGGGGGTGGATCCCCTGGCTCCGGAGATTGCGAGTAGGGGATTGGTCTGCCACGGCAACCTGCACGGGGGAAATCTGCTTCGGGATGAGAGGGGAGCGGTGCGGTTCATCGATTGGAACCGGATGGCATGGGACGCGCGGGCCCGGGACGTCGCCCAATGGCTGTTGTACGCCTACGGACGCACCGGAGACCTCGATCTGCTGGCCGTCCTCCTGACGGAGTATCAGCGTGCGGACCGCTTGATGGAGGAGGAACTCTCCCTGATTTACGCTCTTTTTCTCTATCCCCATCGCTTGATGCGCGTGTTGGATCGGATCTACGGGGAGCAATCCCTCTCCCCTGACCGGGCGGTCTTCCACCTGGCGCAGGCGGTTGCCGTGGAGGAAAAGAAGCTTTCCCTGTTGCGCCGCTTTCCCGACCTGGTCGAGGGGACCCTCGGGTGGAAGCTCCCGCGGGTGGATTGGTTGGAACGGCGGATTTGA